One genomic region from Strix uralensis isolate ZFMK-TIS-50842 chromosome 5, bStrUra1, whole genome shotgun sequence encodes:
- the CCDC59 gene encoding thyroid transcription factor 1-associated protein 26, which yields MAAARCGRPGPAAENAGAAGRGPRRKRPWRPVLLRGVLGSVQEGRGFAFRRKQKIERQYRKLLKKGRKVHSKHDNQFTDTYPEHLKHLYLAEEEMLKKRRRAPDVSVLSEEKLNKAVESVTSEGKFKKKTSNQKAKEEYEKIKAERARKKEEAEKRKQQREAAQRLYKQKKMEAYKILSKKTKRGQPNLNLQMDFLLQKIQQNT from the exons ATGGCGGCGGCGCGGTGCGGCCGGCCGGGACCGGCGGCGGAAAATGCGGGCGCCGCGGGCCGCGGTCCCCGCCGAAAGCGGCCGTGGAGGCCCGTCTTGCTGCGCGGCGTCTTGGGCAGCGTCCAGGAGG GTCGAGGATTTGCATTTCGGAGAAAACAAAAGATTGAAAGACAATACAGGAAATTAttgaaaaagggaagaaaggtcCATTCAAAACACGATAATCAATTTACTGATACTTACCCAGAGCACTTGAAACATCTTTATCTAGCTGAGGAAGAAATGCTTAAGAAACGGCGCAGGGCTCCAGATGTTTCagttttatcagaagaaaaacttAACAAAGCAGTaga GTCAGTTACGTCTGAAGGGAAGTTTAAGAAGAAAACGTCCAATCAGAAGGCAAAAGAAGAGTATGAGAAAATAAAGGCTGAGCGTGCTAGAAAGAAAGAG gaagcagaaaaaagaaaacaacaaagagaaGCAGCTCAACGGTTgtataagcaaaagaaaatggaagcttATAAAATACTGAGTAAGAAGACAAAAAGAGGACAGCCAAATCTAAACTTACAAATggattttcttcttcagaaaatacagcaaaatacatAA